The nucleotide sequence TGACAGATATGCAAGGTATTGATTTAGATAATTGGCAACAAGAACTTAAAGAAGCCAAAGAACCTTTTAGCTTTAGTCAGCTTATTCGTTTAGAAAAAGAGTACCACTTCTTAAATCCAGTGATCGTTGATTGCACATCAAACGAAGAAATTGCGCAACAATACGCAAATTTCTTACAAAATGGCTTTAACGTGGTTACACCAAACAAAAAAGCGAATACGCTGTCGATGGACTATTACTACCAAATTCGACAAGCAGCGGAAGCTTCACGCCGTAAGTTCTTGTATGACACTAACGTTGGTGCAGGTTTACCGGTTATTGAAAACTTACAAAACTTGCTCAATGCGGGCGATGAGTTAGTTCAATTTAATGGTATTCTTTCAGGCTCCTTGTCATACATTTTTGGTCAACTAGATGAAGGTAAAAGCTTATCTGAAGCGACTCTTTCAGCAAAAGATAAAGGTTTTACAGAGCCTGATCCTCGTGATGATCTTTCTGGTATGGATGTTGCGCGTAAACTGCTTATTTTAGCGCGTGAAGCGGGTTATAAATTAGAACTCAGTGATATCGATGTAGAGCCTGTGCTGCCTGTTTCATTTGATAGCTCAGGTGATGTAGCAAGCTTCTTAAACCGTTTACCTCAAGTTGATGTTGAATTTGATGCAAAAGTCGAAGAAGCACAAAAAGCAGGTAAGGTATTACGTTATGTTGGCATCATCAATGAAGGAAAATGCCAAGTTAAGATAATGGCAGTTGATGCAAATGATCCTCTGTTTAAAGTGAAAAATGGTGAAAATGCTTTAGCCTTTTACACTCGCTACTATCAACCTATTCCATTGGTATTACGTGGATATGGTGCTGGTAATGATGTTACTGCTGCTGGGGTGTTTGCAGATGTATTACGTACCTTATCATGGAAATTGGGAGTTTAAGCGTGGTTAAAGTTTATGCACCAGCATCAATCGGCAACGTGAGTGTCGGATTTGATGTCCTTGGCGCGGCAGTTTCACCTATTGATGGGCAATTACTGGGTGATTGTGTCACCGTTGAAGCGGCTTCGGTATTTACACTTGAAAGTAAAGGGCACTTTGTTAGCAAATTACCTTCAGATCCTAAGCAAAACATTGTGTATCAATGTTGGCAGTTATTTTGTGAAAAATTAGGCAAAGAACTTTCTGTTGCAATGACGCTTGAGAAAAATATGCCAATTGGTTCTGGTTTAGGATCAAGTGCTTGTTCTGTTGTTGCGGCATTGGTTGCACTTAATGAATTTGCCCAAAAGCCTTTTGGTGAGAGACAATTGCTGCTGATGATGGGGGAGCTTGAAGGACGTATTTCAGGTAGTGTGCACTATGATAATGTTGCACCTTGTTATTTAGGTGGGTTACAACTTATTTTGGAACAAAATGGCACTATTTGTCAGTCTGTACCAACCTTTGATGATTGGTATTGGGTTATGGCATATCCGGGAATTAAAGTTTCTACGGCAGAAGCTAGAGCGATTTTACCAAAACAATACTCTAAAGCAGACATCATTAACCACGGTCGTTATTTATCGGGTTTTATTCATGCTTGCCATACTCAGCAATCAGGACTAGCCGCTAATTTGATGCAAGATGTGATTGCAGAGCCTTATCGCACCCAACTTCTTCCGGGGTTTGAAAAAGCCAGAGAGGCTTCGCAGAAGAAAGGTGCGTTAGCTTGTGGTATTTCCGGCTCAGGCCCTACCATTTTTACGATTAGTGATTCATTAGAAATCGCACAAGAGATGGCCGAATGGCTGAAACAAAACTACGTACAAAACAGTGAAGGCTTTGTACATATCTGCCGTATAGATACGCGTGGCGCAAGACAGATAGGATAAGTCATGAAATTATATAATTTGAAAGATAATCAAGAGCAAGTCAGTTTTGCTCAAGCAGTAAAACAAGGTTTGGGTAAACAACAAGGGCTCTTTTTTCCACAAGACTTACCTTCGTTTTCTAAAGCTGAAATTGATGAATTATTAGCACTTGATTTTGCAACACGTAGTAGCCGTATTTTAACAGCCTTTATTGGTGATGAAATTCCTGCTGATGTATTAGAAAAACGTATTAGCACCGCATTTGCATTTCCTGCACCAGTAACCCAAGTTGAAGATGATGTAAGTTGTTTAGAGCTTTTCCACGGCCCGACGCTGGCATTTAAAGACTTTGGTGGTCGTTTTATGGCGCAAATGTTGTCAGAAGTTGCTGGCAACCAACCTGTTACAATTTTAACAGCAACATCAGGTGATACTGGCGCTGCTGTTGCTCATGCTTTCTACAAATTAGAAAATGTACAAGTTGTTATTCTTTATCCTGAAGGCAAAATTAGCCCGTTACAGGAAAAACTGTTCTGTACATTAGGTGAAAACATTCACACTGTTGCAATCAAAGGTGATTTTGATGCTTGCCAGTCATTAGTGAAACAGGCTTTTGATGATGAGTTCTTAAAGAAAACAATGTATTTGAACTCAGCGAACTCCATCAATATCAGCCGTTTGCTTGCTCAAATTTGTTATTATTTTGAGGCCGTTGCACAAATCCCTGCGGAAAAACATGAGCAGCTAATGATTTCAGTACCAAGTGGTAACTTTGGTGATCTCACGGCGGGTTTACTCGCTAAATCTCTGGGATTACCTGTAAAACGCTTTATTGCGGCGACAAACGTAAATGACACCGTTCCTCGCTATTTAGATAATGGTAAATGGGAACCACATCGCACTGTGGCAACGCTTTCTAATGCGATGGATGTTAGTCAACCTAATAACTGGCCACGTATTGAAGAATTGTATCGTCGTAAAGGTTGGGATCTTTCTGATCTTGCTCATGGTTCAGTGAGTGACGAAACAACAGAAGAAACGGTGCGTGAACTCGCGAAGAAAGGCTATATTTCAGAGCCTCATGCCGCGGTTGCTTACCGCTTACTGCGTGATGAGTTGAAAGAGGGCGAATATGGTCTGTTCCTGGGGACAGCCCATCCCGCGAAATTTAAAGAGAGTGTAGAGCGTATTTTAGGGGGTGAGTTGCCATTACCTAAAGAGCTAGCCGAGCGTGCAGATAAAGAATTGCTTTCGCATTTCTTACCTGCTGATTTTGCACAGCTACGTGAGTTTTTATTAGAACGTGCGCCTAAATAATAATTAGTAGTTTTTGAAATAATTAATTTCTAATTTAATTAATTATTTATCCTGAAAAAAGCTCAACATAATGTTGGGCTTTTTTTATGAGCTAAATTTTAAAAATAGGAAAATAAGGATTTAAAAAAGTGGATTTGAATTATATATTTTCTTTTTAGAAGGATATATCTATTCAACAAAAAGGAATGAAATATGAATGGATTCAGAAAGTTAATTTTTAAAGATGATATAAATAGAATTGCATTAATAATAGAAAATCATATAAAAGAGCATAGCGCAGAATTATTCTGTAAATTTGAATCAGTAAAAAGGGTATTAACTGAAAATTACACCTCGATCCTTATTTCTAAAAATGAATATGAAGCAAATGAATTTCTTAGAAGAATAGAAAATAATTTTTCACTCTATAATAAGAATGAATTTACTAAAAGTATTGATTTTTTCAGAGTAAAAATCAATTTAAGTATAGAAAATCTATTTTTAAATAGTGCTAAATTAACAGCTAGAGAGTCGATTAAAATAAAAAAAGAACGTATGAACACTCTCCTTTTTCAGCATTTTTCGGGAACTTATTATGTGGAGTTGGAGAAAAAAAGCCTTATTTTAGAAATAGATAATGAAAATGATATATTTAAAATAATTGATTTTGAAGGTGAATCCGATTTTTTTTATAGGGCGGATTCAAGTCCGAAGTGCAACGCTAAGCCGCCTTTCTTAGCTCCGCAAACACCACCGAAGGTTGTCTGAACCCCAGACACTTGCGTGGCCTGCTGTTCAACGCTCCCTGATAGCGTTGTAAGTCTTCTTCTGTCACTGTCCGCAGGTCTGTTCCTTTCGGGATAAACTGTCTTAACAACCCATTCGTATTCTCGTTCAGCCCACGCTCATGCGAGGCATACGGATGGGCAAAGTACGTATCTGCGTTCAGTGCTTCTGCTATCGCCTTGTGCTCACTAAACTCTAGACCGTTATCGAACGTTATTGTGTGACATACATCCTGATACTCACTCAGCAGTGAGATAATGGCCTTACTGACTTCCACCGCATCCTTTGAAAACACCTTTTTTGTCAGGTAAATACGGCTTTTGCGTTCTGCCAGTGTCACGATAGCACCAGTGCCCTGTTTACCCTGCACCAAATCGGCCTCCCAGTCCCCCAGACGGCTACGGTCATCGACGACTGACGGCCGTAGCTCAATGGATACCGCATCAGGGATGCGCCCTCGTTTCTGCCCGTAGCCCTTACGATATCGCCGTTTGCCCTGCCTAAGATGCCTGTACAACTCGCCACCGCTACGCTTATCCGCATAGATATACTGGTAAATCCATTCATGGCTGACGCTAAGACCAATAATGCTGCCAATTGCACTTATTTGCTCAGGACTCCACTTCCACTCCAGAGCAAATATCACGAAATCTATGGTCTGCTGAGGAATTGTCCTTTTGGCAGATGACAGCCGCCTATCACAGCACTTCTGGTGTGCCTGTTGCGGGTTATAACCAGTATCTGAAGTGTTACGCCTCAGTTCACGGGAGACCGTGGACTTGCTTACACCGATACGGATACCTATCTCATGGCAGGATAAATTATCCTCACGCAGTATCGATATCTGGTATCGTTGTCCTTCGGTTAGTTGCTGATACTTCATACTTACTCGCTCATCTTTGGTCGGAAGAGCAGGATAGCTTATCAGTAGCTAACCGTCCTTCCATCTAACATGACCGAGCGTTGCACTTATTATCTGAATTCGCGTAGTAAAGGTGATTTGATTAATAGTATAGGCAATAAAATTAAAGAAAACAACAATGACGATTTTTTATATTATCGTAATTATAATAAAAAAGAGTATTCAAATTATTTTAATTTAAATGAAGATTGGAATTTAAGTAATCATGATATAATAAATAAAATTATTAGTGATATAAAAATAAAAAAACAGATAGATATTAACTCACGTTTTTCAATTGAGCTTAATGAAAGCTACTCCTATAAAAATATTTTTATTATACGGGATAAGATAGAAGAAACCGAGAAAGTATTACATATCTATATTGATGATATAGAAGAGGCATTTACGATTGCGAAATCTAAATATAGCCAGATACCTGAAAATGGAGAACATCTAATTTATAAAGTGGGTACTGGCTTGTTTACGACTAAGATAAAAAATAATATAGAAAAGCGATTTTCACAATATGAAGATCTACTTAAGCCGCTTGAGAAAATAATGAGCCGAGTTAATCTTATTGCTTCAACAGAAACTAATTATGATTTTAGTCATTTCCAATCACTTGCTGGATTATGCTATGGTTTGAGTTTGAATTATTTATTAGAGATTAGAAATAGTGGATTAGAAGGGGGGCATAAATATTTATTTTGGCTAAAAGAAAATATTTCTTCTTATCAAAATGAAAAGGAAATTATACTAAATGAATTAGACTCTATTTTATTTAATAATATACAAGAGTATGAAGTATTAAATTTAATGAAAGAAGTAAAAAATATTATTTTTTCTCAACATTTTCAAATGGAGAGGTTATGTAATAAAGTTCAATATTTTGTTTTTGATTCATTAAAGTCGGCTAAATATGAAGAAATCTTAAATAAGAAAGGGTTGGGAAAATCAAATATTCATCATCTTGGTTTTAGTCAAGAAGAAGTTAGTCATCATATAGATCACATTATGCAGGGATATAATGATTATTATGCCATTATTGCATTCAAAGATCATGCTATAGCCATTGCATATAAAAAATATTCTGAAAATAATTATAAATTTACATTGTTTGATTCAAATAGTGAGTTACTTGAGTTTTCTGATCCTTTATCTATAAAAGAAGTATTGGCAAGCAAAATGGATTTCTATGGAGCTCATGAAATAGAAGGTAAAAAATATATTACTTTTGATGAGTATAAAAAAACAGATTCATTAAATTATAGAAGTGTGTGGAATAATGATGATGTTGATACCAATAAAGGTATTGCTGAAAGTATAAAGAAAATAGGCTTTTCATTACCTTTTAGCGAGGGTGTTACGGGACGTATTATTTATTATAGTGAACAGAGAGATCTTATTCTCGAGCTTAGAAAAGAGAATGTTTTAATAGAAGTTGTTGTAAAAAATTCATATGTTGATGAGGGTATTTACTTAGTTAAACATTATATTGATGATATTCTTGAAAATAATCAGGCAAGTAAGATTATTTTGAATAAGAATGATGATAATAGTATTGATATTGAAGTAGTCGAATTCAATAATTTCCAAGAGGTCAAAAAAAGAAATGGATATGTTGAATTTAATGATATTTATTACAGAAATTTAATTGAAATAAATAGTTATTTAGTTAAAGGAAATAAATCAAAAGAGTTAAAAGAAATTGTTTTTTTAATAGATATATTAAATGGAAATATCTATTTTGATAAGTTAACGGCTAGTTTTTCTCTCATTAATAAAATAAATTTATTTAACGATGATAAAAACATATCACTTAATGGAATTTTAAATAAGGTTAAAAATAAGTTAGAAGATAAATTGTTTTACGATAGATTGATTTATGGAAAAAAGAATTTAATTTCACTTGCTGAAAAAAACAGTTTAGTGGCTTCAAAGCTTTATCAATTAATGGTGAATGAAATTAACGATGGTTCTCATGGTGTTAGTAATTTTATTTATAATCAAATTATAGATAGTCCATATTTATTATGGGATAAAAATAGAAATGCTGGCATTGAGGGGTACGATTACACTATTGAATTTAAAAATAACTACCAATATTTAATTGAGATAATTGAACAAATTGATATCCCTGAATTAAAAAACACATTTCTGATAGAGGATAATAATAAACTACATTTAAAAGAAAACTATCAAAAACTATCAAAATATAGAGATAATGAAGATATAAATAAACTACTTGATTTAATTGAAATTGAAATAGATGTTAAAAAAGGTAATAATTTAAGCTCTTATAGTGACTTATACTTTGATTACTTTAGAAATAATCAATTTTCAAATAGAATGATCGTTCATGAAATAAATCAGTTAGAAACTTATTTTAATAACAATTATCGTGAGAGGAATTATGCTTATCATCCGAACAATTTTTATATTAATGAAGAAAATATTCATATTCTTTTTGATAAATCATTAAATCAAAATAGAAATAAAATAGATTGTAGTTATTTATTATTTGACGATAATAAAAATAACTTTAATTTTTTGTTTGATGATAAGAAACTATTTAATGGAGGAAACATTGATAACATTATTATAGATAGCATCGATTCATTCTATCAAGATGATATAATAATTTATTTTTATAATGGTATTAAAAATGAGAGTTTAAATGCTTACTTAAATGATAAA is from Proteus columbae and encodes:
- a CDS encoding IS30 family transposase; the encoded protein is MKYQQLTEGQRYQISILREDNLSCHEIGIRIGVSKSTVSRELRRNTSDTGYNPQQAHQKCCDRRLSSAKRTIPQQTIDFVIFALEWKWSPEQISAIGSIIGLSVSHEWIYQYIYADKRSGGELYRHLRQGKRRYRKGYGQKRGRIPDAVSIELRPSVVDDRSRLGDWEADLVQGKQGTGAIVTLAERKSRIYLTKKVFSKDAVEVSKAIISLLSEYQDVCHTITFDNGLEFSEHKAIAEALNADTYFAHPYASHERGLNENTNGLLRQFIPKGTDLRTVTEEDLQRYQGALNSRPRKCLGFRQPSVVFAELRKAA
- the thrB gene encoding homoserine kinase, whose translation is MEIGSLSVVKVYAPASIGNVSVGFDVLGAAVSPIDGQLLGDCVTVEAASVFTLESKGHFVSKLPSDPKQNIVYQCWQLFCEKLGKELSVAMTLEKNMPIGSGLGSSACSVVAALVALNEFAQKPFGERQLLLMMGELEGRISGSVHYDNVAPCYLGGLQLILEQNGTICQSVPTFDDWYWVMAYPGIKVSTAEARAILPKQYSKADIINHGRYLSGFIHACHTQQSGLAANLMQDVIAEPYRTQLLPGFEKAREASQKKGALACGISGSGPTIFTISDSLEIAQEMAEWLKQNYVQNSEGFVHICRIDTRGARQIG
- the thrC gene encoding threonine synthase, with product MKLYNLKDNQEQVSFAQAVKQGLGKQQGLFFPQDLPSFSKAEIDELLALDFATRSSRILTAFIGDEIPADVLEKRISTAFAFPAPVTQVEDDVSCLELFHGPTLAFKDFGGRFMAQMLSEVAGNQPVTILTATSGDTGAAVAHAFYKLENVQVVILYPEGKISPLQEKLFCTLGENIHTVAIKGDFDACQSLVKQAFDDEFLKKTMYLNSANSINISRLLAQICYYFEAVAQIPAEKHEQLMISVPSGNFGDLTAGLLAKSLGLPVKRFIAATNVNDTVPRYLDNGKWEPHRTVATLSNAMDVSQPNNWPRIEELYRRKGWDLSDLAHGSVSDETTEETVRELAKKGYISEPHAAVAYRLLRDELKEGEYGLFLGTAHPAKFKESVERILGGELPLPKELAERADKELLSHFLPADFAQLREFLLERAPK